In the genome of Anoplopoma fimbria isolate UVic2021 breed Golden Eagle Sablefish unplaced genomic scaffold, Afim_UVic_2022 Un_contig_7711_pilon_pilon, whole genome shotgun sequence, one region contains:
- the LOC129115867 gene encoding LOW QUALITY PROTEIN: NLR family CARD domain-containing protein 3-like (The sequence of the model RefSeq protein was modified relative to this genomic sequence to represent the inferred CDS: inserted 2 bases in 2 codons): MSNGCVEEEEDRAESLVSGCLSMKSDASKDEPPHFSNEPGPSDTKVQYRQRAESPVSSCLSMKSDWSKDDPPDFSNEPGPSDTNSQQHRGKSPVPSCVSMKSDRSKGDLINFKDGRQSNDPLEDQESSQVPRGQSAQQHQTHLDSIFMLLEENILTFVKNELKKIQKVVSSDYPDCLESQRVDEEVLEGEDEEQRRNSREAFLKITLHLLRRMKQEELADCLQSRLLAAVCQRELKSNLKKKFQCVFEGIAKAGNPTLLNQIYTELYITEGGTAEVNDEHEVRQIETASRKPDRPETTIRQEDIFKASPGREEPIRTVMTKGVAGIGKTVLTQKFTLDWAEDKANQDIQFTFPFTFRELNVLKEKKYSLVELVHHFFSETKEAGICRFEEFPVVFIFDGLDECRLPLDFHNNEILTDVTESTSVDVLLTNLIRGKLLPSARLWITTRPAAANQIPPECVGMVTEVRGFTDPQKEEYFRKRFSDKKQASRIISHIKTSRSLHIMCHIPVFCWITATVLEDVLKTREGGELPKTLTEMYIHFLVVQSKLKKVKYDGGAETDPHWSPESRKMTESLGKLAFDQLQKGNLIFYESDLTECGIDIRAASVYSGVFTQIFREERGLYQDKVFCFIHLSVQEFLAALHVHLTFINSGVNLLSEEQTTSRLSKVFRDKPKLTHLYQSAVDKALQSPNGHLDLFLRFLLGLSLQTNQTLLRGLLTQTGSSSQTNQETVQFIKKKIDEDLSAEKSINLFHCLNELNDGSLVEEIQQSLSSGRLSTDKLSPAQWSALVFILLSSEKDLDVFDLKKYSASEEALLRLLPVVKASNKALLSDCNLSERSCEALSSVLSSQSSSLRELDLSNNNLQDSGVKLLSAGLESPHCKLETLRLSVCNLSERSCEALSSVLSSQSSSLRELDLSNNDLQDSGVKLLSAGLESPHCKLETLRLSGCLITEEGCASLDSALSSNPSHLRELDLSYNHPGDSGVKLLSAVQEDPHWRLETLRVEPAGVRWFRPGLRKYSCELTLDTNTVNRNLKLSDNNRKVTHVEEDQSYPDHPDRFDHWEQLLCRTGLTGRCYWEVEWRGRVYISVSYRGIRRRGDSEDCLFGWNDQSWSLECSDDGYYVRHNKXRTHISSSSSSSSSSSSSSSSSSSSSSSXRVAVYVDCPAGSLSFYRVSSDTLIHLHTFNTTFTEPLYPGFGFRFWSGSSVSLCSL, translated from the exons ttcacagcagcacagaggaaagTCTCCTgtacccagctgtgtgtccatgaagagtgatcGGTCTAAGGGTGATCTGATTAACTTCAAAGATGGACGCCAATCTAATGACCCACT AGAGGACCAGGAGAGCTCACAGGTTCCCAGAGGTCAGTCTGCCCAGCAGCATCAAACACACCTGGACTCCATATTTATG ctgctggaggagaacatcctcacttttgtgaAGAACGAGCTGAAGAAGATCCAGAAGGTTGTGAGTTCAGATTACCCAGACTGCTTAGAGAGTCAGAGGGTGGATGAGGAGGTGTTGgagggtgaggatgaagagcagaggaggaacagCAGAGAGGCATTTCTGAAGATCACACTGCACCTCCTGAGGAGaatgaagcaggaggagctggctgACTGTCTGCAGAGCA GACTTCTTGCTGCAGTTTGTCAGCGTGAACTCAAATCTAACCTGAAGAAGAagttccagtgtgtgtttgaggggatCGCTAAAGCAGGAAACCCAACCCTTCTGAACCAGATCTACACAGAGCTCTAcatcacagagggagggactgCAGAGGTCAATGATGAACATGAGGTCAGACAGATTGAAACAGCATCCAGGAAACCAGACAGACCAGAAACAACCATCAGACAAGAAGACATCTTTAAAGCCTCACCTGGAAGAGAGGAACCAATCAGAACAGTGATGACAAAGGGAGTGGCTGGCATTGGGAAAACAGTCTTAACACAGAAGTTCACTCTGGACTGGGCTGAAGACAAAGCCAACCAGGACATACAGTTCACATTTCCATTCACCTTCAGAGAGCTGAAtgtgctgaaagagaaaaagtacagCTTGGTGGAACTTGTTCATCACTTCTTCTCTGAAACCAAAgaagcaggaatctgcaggtttGAAGAGTTCCCGGTTGTGTTCATCTTTGACGGTCTGGATGAGTGTCGACTTCCTCTGGACTTCCACAACAATGAGATCCTGACTGATGTTACAGAGTCCACCTCAGTGGATGTGCTGCTGACAAACCTcatcagggggaaactgcttCCCTCTGCTCGCCTCTGGATAACCACACgacctgcagcagccaatcagatccctCCTGAGTGTGTTGGCATGgtgacagaggtcagagggttcACTGACCCCCAGAAGGAGGAGTACTTCAGGAAGAGATTCAGTGATAAGAAGCAGGCCAGCAGGATCATCTCCCACATCAAGACCTCACGAAGCCTCCACATCATGTGCCACATCCCAGTCTTCTGCTGGATCACTGCTACAGTTCTGGAGGATGTGTTGAagaccagagagggaggagagctgccCAAGACCCTGACTGAGATGTACATCCACTTCCTGGTGGTTCAGTCCAAACTGAAGAAGGTCAAGTatgatggaggagctgagacGGATCCACACTGGAGTCCAGAGAGCAGGAAGATGACTGAGTCTCTGGGAAAACTGGCTTTTGATCAGCTGCAGAAAGGAAACCTGATCTTCTATGAATCCGACCTGACAGAGTGTGGCATCGATATCAGAGCAGCCTCAGTGTACTCAGGAGTGTTCACACAGATctttagagaggagagaggactgtACCAGGACAAGGTGTTCTGCTTCATCCATCTGAGTGTTCAGGAGTTTCTGGCTGCTCTTCATGTCCATCTGACCTTCATCAACTCTGGTGTCAATCTGCTGTCAGAAGAACAAACAACCTCCCGGTTGTCTAAAGTCTTCAGAGACAAACCTAAACTAACACATCTCTACCAGAGTGCTGTGGACAAGGCCTTACAGAGTCCAAATGGACACCTGGACTTGTTCCTCCGCTTCCTCCTGGGTCTTTCACTGCAGACCAATCAGACTCTCCTACGAGGTCTgctgacacagacaggaagtagctcACAGACCAATCAGGAAACAGTCCAGTTCATCAAGAAGAAGATCGACGAGGatctctctgcagagaaaagcatcaatctgttccactgtctgaatgaactgaatgatGGTTCTCTAGTGGAGGAGATCCAACAGTCCCTGAGTTCAGGACGTCTCTCCACAGATAAACTGTCTCCTGCTCAGTGGTCAGCTCTGGTCTTCATCTTACTGTCATCAGAAAAAGATCTGGACGTGTTTGACCTGAAGAAATACTCTGCTTCAGAGGAGGCTCTTCTGAGGCTGCTGCCAGTGGTCAAAGCCTCCAACAAAGCTCT actgagtgactgtaacctctcagagagaagctgtgaagctctgtcctcagtcctcagctcccagtcctctagtctgagagagctggacctgagtaacaacaacctgcaggattcaggagtgaagctgctgtctgctggactggagagtccacactgtaaactggaaactctcag actgagtgtctgtaacctctcagagagaagctgtgaagctctgtcctcagtcctcagctcccagtcctctagtctgagagagctggacctgagtaacaacgacctgcaggattcaggagtgaagctgctgtctgctggactggagagtccacactgtaaactggaaactctcag gctgtcaggctgtctgatcacagaggaaggctgtgcttctctggactcagctctgagctccaacccctcccatctgagagagctggacctgagctacaatcatccaggagactcaggagtgaagctgctgtctgctgtacaggaggatccacactggagactggaaactctcag gGTGGAGCCTGCTGGAGTCCGATGGTTCAGACCAGGTCTGAGGAAGT atTCCTGTGAACTCACActcgacacaaacacagtgaacagaaacctcaaactgtctgacaacaacaggaaggtgaCACATGTGGAGGAGGATCAGTCATATCCTGATCATCCAGACAGATTTGACCACTGGGAGCAGCTGCTGTGTAGAACTGGTCTGACTGGTCGCTGTTACTGGGAGGTCGAGTGGAGAGGAAGAGTTTATATATCAGTGAGTTACAGAGGAatcagaaggagaggagacagtgaagaCTGTTTGTTTGGATGGAATGATCAGTCCTGGAGTCTGGAGTGCTCTGATGATGGTTACTATGTCCGTCACAATA ACAGAACacacatctcctcctcctcctcctcctcctcctcctcctcctcctcctcctcctcctcctcctcctcctcctcct gtagaGTAGCAGTGTATGTGGACTGtcctgctggctctctgtccttctacagagtctcctctgacacactgatccacctccacaccttcaaCACCACATTCACTGAACCTCTTTATCCTGGGTTTGGGTTCAggttctggtctggttcctcagtgtctctgtgttctctgtag